A section of the Nyctibius grandis isolate bNycGra1 chromosome 32, bNycGra1.pri, whole genome shotgun sequence genome encodes:
- the DUSP28 gene encoding dual specificity phosphatase 28 → MLQLCEVTASLLISNARAACNEDLLTREGVTFCVNVTRQQPFPGLQHVRGMRVPVFDDPAEDLYRYFDQCSDAIEEAVKSGGKCLVYCKNGRSRSAAICTAYLMRHRQLPLKDAFEAVKSARPVAEPNAGFWSQLQRYEEDLQIPKQSDLLSKGLKNSNV, encoded by the exons ATGCTCCAGCTCTGCGAGGTCACCGCCTCGCTGCTCATCAGCAACGCCAGGGCAGCCTGCAACGAGGACCTGCTCACGCGAGAGGGAGTCACCTTCTGCGTTAATGTCACCAGGCAGCAGCCCTTCCCCGGCCTCCAGCACGTCCGGGGCATGCGCGTGCCGGTGTTCGATGACCCGGCCGAAGACCTGTATCGGTATTTCGACCAGTGCAGCGATGCCATAGAGGAGGCTGTGAAGAGCGGTGGGAAATGCTTAGTGTACTGTAAAAACGGCCGCAGCCGATCAGCTGCCATTTGCACTGCTTATCTGATGAGACACCGACAGCTCCCGCTCAAGGATGCCTTTGAG GCTGTGAAGTCTGCCAGGCCAGTAGCAGAACCCAATGCAGGATTTTGGTCTCAGCTGCAGAGATATGAAGAAGATTTGCAGATACCAAAGCAGTCTGATCTGCTGAGCAAAGGACTTAAAAATAGCAATGTGTGA